The DNA window CAACAGCAACTGAAGGGGGATTCTATTTTTATCTGGAGCCTGTTGGTTTTATCCAATGGTCAATCTGGAAGTTATTGGATCCTGTGTTTAATCCATTCTACTGGGTTTGGATCTCTGTTGATCCTGACTCCAACTAGTGGAACCGAACATTTCAACGCGGTGAGTCTATAATGCCCAATGTATTCACTGTAAAACTCATCCTAAAACctcatgtgttttttcattgtaaACACATCTTGTTTTTATTGGGGGGTTCTCTTACTTAAAATACTGACATTCTGCAATGTATGTAAGAAATGTAATAATAGACAGAACAttatccagtgttaaatcaacacttgTCCATTGTCTATATgggtccacacttttcagtgttaaattaacagtgtGATAAGCATTATTttcatatttcccagagtgccatgCCTTTCAGTGAATTGTAAAGCTACAAACCTTGACTGTATTTGTTAatgacagagacatgattgttGCATTCATCAAATAAAATTTCCTGGCCTTCAACAAATGAGATCCTATGCAAATATGTTATCATAAGACGTAATTAACACACTGAAACACTTTTTTCATAAGATCTTATTTTGAGGGCCGCATTTTtacctaatacagtggcctgaaattCATGGTTTTCATGCTACATCAGGCCtgcaaatcacattatgctggcttggaAAGTGATGTGTAATACCTATTGGAATacagccagagtggggatattCAACATTATGAATCTttattcacccacaacctgcatttaGAAAGACTGCCAATCCGGCCCATTTAAAATGACTAAACCCAAATCAAAACTGTGTAGAAAGTATAacggacctacattcatacagtttcagTGGGGCCCTCTGAACCTCATTGAAGATCAAATGCAGCACCCAGAGAAAAATGAattaaaccatctaaactggaacaaccatttcagtaacgggtaaCATATTTTTTCTCTACCCCATGGCAAAAactgtggaattgcaggaaattagctttaaaacttcaACATTTTCTCTTACCCTCATGACAAAAAGTGtagaaatgcacatttttctctctgcaccatggcaaaatgtattgaaatgcaGTAAGTTAGtttatttccccccaaaaaacggtGGGTGGGCCCCTGGAGGTCGGTGCCCCGGGGCTCCAAATGCGGTAGTCTGGCCCTATGGTGCAATAAATCCagctaacagattggattagatgagaaatatgtttgttatttatttttgagtAGCATAATATTAattaaccaatcaatgtacatgcaaaaacatagatattgaaacaaacaattctaaaaagccacctgcaatagagcatgctgggaaatatgataaagaTGAGCATGGTTTTAATTTtacactggttattaacaccaacactggggttattttacatCAGTGAGTGTTAAATTAATTATgttagtgttaaattaacaccTGGATCAACACACTTGACCcgtgttaaatttaacactaaGTGTTGAATTAACACTTGAGAATTTGCTGTGTTAGATTGTAAATCTTTTCTGGGATTGTGTCCGTTGCTGTGGATACTTCTAACTGAAAATATCCCATTCTATTTGCATGATATCATCAGCATGTTAATTTGGCCTTCGTGCTGCACAGACTGGGAATGGAATGGGCAAAGTAAATGCAACTTCGACCCTTTCCTTGACTGCAACAGGAATACCGCGGCGAAGGATGGGCTTTCTCTTTCCAACAACCTGCATtgtcctcctcgtcctccacGCCACCTTGTCACCAGCCTCCCTCAGTCCCGAGGATTACGCCGCGGACGAGGCAGAGCGAACTGCCAACAGCGACAACATCATTTTCGACGATTACCGGGGGAAAGTTTGCGTGGACGACAGTGGCTTTGTTTACAAACTGGGGGAGCGTTTCTTCCCGGGACACTCGAACTGCCCATGCGTGTGCACTGAGGATGGGCCAGTGTGCGACCAGCCGGAGTGCCCCAAGATACACCCTAAGTGCACAAAAGTGGAGCACAATGGATGCTGTCCTGAATGCAAGGAAGTTAAAAACTTTTGTGAATACAGGGGGAAAACTT is part of the Salvelinus sp. IW2-2015 linkage group LG36, ASM291031v2, whole genome shotgun sequence genome and encodes:
- the LOC111959431 gene encoding von Willebrand factor C domain-containing protein 2-like isoform X2, which gives rise to MGKVNATSTLSLTATGIPRRRMGFLFPTTCIVLLVLHATLSPASLSPEDYAADEAERTANSDNIIFDDYRGKVCVDDSGFVYKLGERFFPGHSNCPCVCTEDGPVCDQPECPKIHPKCTKVEHNGCCPECKEVKNFCEYRGKTYKILEEFKPSPCEWCRCEPNNEVHCVVSDCAVPECVNPVYEPEQCCPICKNGPNCFAGTTIIPAGIEVKVDDCTICRCHNGDWWKPAQCLRRECLNGQTLS
- the LOC111959431 gene encoding von Willebrand factor C domain-containing protein 2-like isoform X1 — protein: MGFLFPTTCIVLLVLHATLSPASLSPEDYAADEAERTANSDNIIFDDYRGKVCVDDSGFVYKLGERFFPGHSNCPCVCTEDGPVCDQPECPKIHPKCTKVEHNGCCPECKEVKNFCEYRGKTYKILEEFKVGMFGVYCFNLHGLLISRL